The Armatimonadota bacterium DNA segment TTTGGGAACGGCGTACCGGCGTGCCGATGGGCCCCGCGATTGTGTGGCAGGATCGCCGGACCGCCGGCCGGTGCGATGAACTGCGGGCGATGGGATGCCTGGTCGACGTCGTGGAGCGGACAGGCCTCACCCTCGATCCTTACTTCAGCGCCACCAAACTGGCATGGATGCTGGACCGAAGCGCAGATATCCGGCAGGCTGCGGAGCGCGGCGACCTGGCATTCGGCACCATCGACAGCTGGCTGATATGGAAGCTGACCAACGGCGGCTGCCACGTTACCGACACTTCCAACGCATCACGGACGCTGCTCTTCAACATCCGTACTCTGAGCTGGGATCCGAGGCTGTTGGCGCTGTTCGGCATCCCACCGGCGCTGTTGCCGAAGGTAGTCGCCAGCAGCGGACATGCCGCCGAGACGAGCGCCGAGCATTTAGGACGGCGTATCCCGATCACGGGCGTCGCCGGTGACCAGCAGGCTGCGGCTTTCGGCCAGGCGTGCATCCGGCCCGGTACGGCGAAGAACACGTACGGCACCGGCGCATTTCTGCTGATGAACACCGGCGCGGCGCCGGCGGAATCGAAGCACGGGCTGCTGTCAACTGTCGGCTGGACGATCGGACGCGATACCACGATGGCTCTGGAAGGAAGTGTGTTCACCGCCGGGGCCGCGGTTCAGTGGCTCCGCGATGGTTTGGGGATCATCGGGGCTGCATCCGATGTCGAGGCGCTGGCGGCGTCGGCGCCCAATTCCGGCGGCGTGACATTTGTGCCGGCGTTCACGGGGCTTGGCGCGCCTTATTGGGATCCCTACGCCCGTGGCGCCATCACCGGGATCACCCGGGCGACCACCGCGGCGCACCTCGCATTCGCCGCACTGGAGGCGGTTTGCGTGCAGACATGCGAGGTTGTGGAAGCGGCGCAGAAGGATACCGGGCTGAAGCTGCCGGAGCTGCGCGCCGATGGCGGCATGGCACGCAACAACCTTCTGATGCAGATGCAGGCCGATCTGCTCGGCGTTCCCGTCACGTGCCCGGAAAACTGCGAAACAACCGCTGCGGGCGCGGCCGGGCTAGCCGGCATCGCCGCGGGCGTGTGGCCCGATATCGACGCGTTTGCGCGCGGCAGGCGCCACCAGAGGCGATTTGAGCCCGTCAAGCCGGATCGGTGGCGCGAAGACGTGATGTCCCGCTGGCGCGAGTCGGTGGCCAGATGCCGACACCACCCGTCAAAACCGGAAGGCTAGCCGCGGCCGTTTTCTATCCGCAGAGACCATGCACCGGAGGTTCTACCATCCTCCTCCACGGCACGCGGGCGACGCACGGCAGAGAGGATGACGGCGGGCAACTCGGCTGCCTTATCCTTGGAGACCCAGGCAAACGCGCCACGCGCTACGAAATGCTTACCAATAGCGGTGTTCACGGCGCCTGAGTAGAGAATGAACGGCGGCGGCTCCGGCAACTGCTGAACCAGTTCGAGCGCCTGAAGTCCATCGTACTGCGGCAGCTCGTAGTCTGAGATGATGACATCCCACGACTCTTCGAGCGCGGCCCGAAAGTCGCGCTCGCCGTTAACGCGCCGCAGTGCCGGGTTCAGGCCGGCTCGCTTCAGGTTGTATCCCACCAGCGCGGCATCATCGTCGCTATCTTCCAGAAGCAGCGCACGGAACAGCTCTCCGGACGCTTGTCCGGACCGCCCGGAATCCTTGCGGTGTTGCGGCGGTTCGCCGTGCCCGTCAACATGCATATGTCAGCGCCCTGAAAGCAGAATCAATTGCACACAAGTGATAGACAAAGCATCGCCGTGCCGATGCTGCGACCAGACGTCGGGGAAAAGCCGCATGGATTGATAGTGCCGGCTCAACTGCGGTTTGTGCAATCGGTCACAGCCGCGCAAATTCCCGGTCGTGCGACGCCGGCGCTCCGGCGTGCGCACCTGTAAGAGCCTGGTCCAAATCCGCACGCAGATCCTCAACGCCCTCCAGGCCGATGTGCAGGCGGATAATATACTCCCCCTCCGCGGCGCCGGTTGCGTCCGGCGGGAGGAGCATCGGTATGGCGAGGCTTTCGAAGCCGCCCCAACTGCAGCCGATACCGAACCACCTGAGCCGGTCGATGACGCCGCACGTTGTATCGCGATCGCTCCGGTGGAGGCGGAAGCTGAGGAGTCCGCTCGTGCCGCGGAGCTGGCGTTCCGTCAGCCGCGGCTGCGGATCGCCGGGAAGGCCGGGATAGTAGACGTGCGCCACGAACGGGTGCTGCTGCAGCCAGAGCCCTATACTCCGCGCCGACTGGTGATGCCGCTCCATACGGATCGGGAGCGTACGGAGACCTCGAAGCAGCAGCCACGCCGCAAACGGGTCCAGCATACCGCCGAGCGACGGAGCTTCATTCTGGCGCAGGCGGTTGATACAGTCACCGTTTCCAATGGCCGCTCCAGCCACAATATCGCTGTGCCCGCCCAGATACTTGGTGGCCGAGTGCACCACCAGATCGATACCGAACGCCAGTGGATTCTGGAAAACCGGAGATGCCCAGGAGTTGTCACATATCGTGGCGATGCCGTGCTCTTTGGCAACCGCGGCCACCGCGCCAAGATCCTGCTGTTTCATGACGCCGCTCGAGGGCGATTCCAGGTAGATCAGCCGCGTTTCGGTTCGGATGGCACGGCGAATCTCGGCGGGATCACTGCCTTCCACAAACGTGGTATCCACACCAAAGCGGGCGGCAAAGTCGGTGAGGAAGCCCCGGGTCGGCCCGTAAGCGGTATCCACCGCAATGACGTGGTCGCCGGCCCGAACGCACGAGAGGATGGCGCCGGAGATGGCAGCCATTCCGCTGCCGAAACACCGCGCGGCCTCACCGCCTTCCAAAGCGGCAAGCTTGGCCTCCACGATTCCGGTGGTCGGGTTGGATACGCGTGAGTACGAATAGGCGTTCTTGCCGTGGGCGCCGGTAAACCGCTCCGAAGTTGAAGGACCGGTAAAGAGCGAGGTCTGATAGATCGGCGGCACAGCCGCGCCAAAGTACTCGGCGGGGTCTTCACCCCAGTGCGCACAGACCGTTTCCGGGGAGAGATCCGATGGGCTGTCTGGGTGATTCGTCATGGTTTCAGTGGCCGGCCTTCACCATGGTATCCGCGATATCGTCCACGTAAAAGCCGTAGTCTTCCGTATTGGAGCGTAGTACGTAGTCGGCTACGTACCACTTGTTGTTGTACTTTACCACCTTCACGTCGCGCTGCCGTTCCACTTTCCAGTTGCCGTCCTCGTCATGGTAGGTGCCATGTTCCGCGACGGTGACGCGCCACGCGGTCGGGCTCTGTTTCAGCACCTCCAACACTTTGTAGTCGCCCGGCACGAACGACCCGCGGTCGTTGTCAAAGAGAATGGGAGGGTGCCTGGATCCGGGCATGTCGTGCGGGCCGTAGCCGCGCAGCCACTGATACCGCTTCTCCAGCGTTTCAGCGTCTTCCGATGGCTCCATCAGCGTCATCAACATCCGCTCACGCTGCTTGTGCTCGTAGGCCGTTTCCCACGTTTTGACTACCTGAAGCACCGAGAGCTTATCGGTGACCGGATGCGCGGTTCGCGACTTTACCACGATGTGGCGCCGGAGTTTTCTGCGCCGCTGCGCTTGTGCGGGTGACCCGGCCATGCACACAATGGCGCAGGTAAACAGGGCAATAGCAACGAAGATCGAGCCGTTGTACCGGCGATGGTTTCTATCCGACATCATAATAAAGACATATTCTCCTGTTATGTGACCCAATCCTGCGGATCAGTTCCCGCCGGCGGACGCTGGTAACCGATCGGATTGCCCATCTCTATGACAACTTCCGGCGCCCTATTCCTCGATTTTGACGATACGCTGGTAGATTTCTCCGCATTTATGATCGCATGGGTCCGCGCCATAGGCGATGTTGCGATGCATCGCCTGGGTGGCGAGAGCCGATTCTGGAGCGATGCAGCGGTAGAAATCCTCGGGCGGCTGGAGGCGGAGTACAGGGCGCTCTTCGTGGGTAATCCACTGGCTGGATATCGCCAATGGCTGCACGAGGTCCGCGGTCGCGAGGCGCGGGCGGCGCTGGCGCAGGCCGGACTGCCGGCGACGGACGAGAACGTGGCAATTATCATCGACGCATTCCAGCGATCGCTTCTAAGCGTCGGAACGCCGATTGCCGGCGCGCTGGAGCTCCTCGATACTCTGGATAAAATGCCGGTCGGCATCCACCTTGCATCCGGCCAGGATTCCGACCACCTGCTGTATGCGCTACGCGGACTCGGGGTTCGGGACTTCGCCGGTTACCGCTTCGGTCCGGATCTGATCGATTGCGCCAAGGAGGGCCCAGAGTACTACGAGCGCTGCTTTGCCCTGAGCGCCGCTGTACAGCCGTGGATCGTAGTGGATAACCAGCCGGAGTCGCTGGAGTGGGCGATTGCTGCCGGCGCCACCGCCATACACTCGTGCGTGCTCCCGGATACCGACTGCAGCTCGCCAGACGGGGTAGCCGCTTCCATCACCGATCTTGCCCAGCTGCCATCACTGATCGATGCCATCCTCAGCGATGGCCAATGCCGAGCCCATCGGCAACCCGGTTGATGTAGTTGAACCAGGAGGCGATCAGATTGATCTGAAGGATCGCCACATCGTCGTAGCCCGCGGCCCGCAGCGCCTCCACGTCGGATTGCTGCATATCGCCCGGACGCGCAGTGAGCTTCTCCGTGTACTTCAACATAGCGCGCTCCTTGCCCGTAAGCGCGGCATGGGTCCAACCGGTCTTCATGGCTTCCGAAAGCGTGGAATCGCCCGTTACGCGGCGCAGAAACTCTGCGTGCGACTCGATTCAATAGAAGCACCGGTTGACCACAGAGACCGTAGTGGCGATCAACTCATGATCGCGGCGGCTCAAGGGAAGATCGCCTGCCATCATCGTGCCAAAGGCGCTGAAGGAATGGAGAAGCGTTTCCGGCAGCAGGGAGTGCGACCCCACAATCCCCCAGCCGTTGTTGGATCGCTCAATTTCGTCCACCGAGGGTACCGGCGTACCGTACTCCGGCGGGTAGTGCCGGCGCATCTGTTGAACGGCGTCTGTCAACTCCGGGCTGGAGTTCGGGGGAACCACTTTAATCCACGGCATGTTTCAACTCCTGGTCCATCAACCCATGGGCTCACGGGCTTGACCCGCCTGCGGCGTGGATGTCATAATTTGTGGCTAAGGCTACCTGTGTTGGCGAATTACTGCAACCTATGGCAATTAACCTACAGGTTGTAGAAACTCGGACCACTCCAGATGGTCAACGAGGAGGATACCCCGCTTAATGTCTGTACGTGTAGGGATCAACGGTTTTGGGCGCATTGGGCGCCTCACGCTTCGAACAATTCTGGCTCGCCATGCGGGCGCAATTTCGGTTACTGCCATCAATGATTTGACCGACAGCCGGACGAACGCACACCTGTTTAAGTGGGACTCCACCTACGGTCCTTTTGCAGGTGACGTAAGCGCGTCGGAAACAGGATTGACCGTCAACGGCCGATCGATTTCGGTATTCGCTGAGCGCGACCCGGCAGCGATTCCCTGGGCCACGGCCGAAGTGGATGTTGTAATCGAGGCGACAGGGTTCTTTACCGACGCCACAAAGGCGGCGGCACATCTGGGGCATGGCGTGAAGAAAGTGGTGATTTCGGCGCCTGCCAAGAAAGAGGACCTGACGATTGTTCTGGGCGTCAACCAGCAGGACTACAACCCTGCGGTGCACCACGTCATTTCAAACGCGTCCTGCACCACCAACGGTCTGGCGCCGATCGCGAAAATCCTTAACGACAGCTTCGGAATTGAAAAGGGACTTCTGACAACCGTACACTCGTACACCAACTCACAGAAGCTGCAGGATACCGCAGCCAAGGATG contains these protein-coding regions:
- the glpK gene encoding glycerol kinase GlpK is translated as MGDLILALDAGTTSARAMVMDSDMRVLGSSASELRLSCPEPGWVEQDPEEIWQAQRAVMQGALQAARRSAADLACIGIANQRETTVLWERRTGVPMGPAIVWQDRRTAGRCDELRAMGCLVDVVERTGLTLDPYFSATKLAWMLDRSADIRQAAERGDLAFGTIDSWLIWKLTNGGCHVTDTSNASRTLLFNIRTLSWDPRLLALFGIPPALLPKVVASSGHAAETSAEHLGRRIPITGVAGDQQAAAFGQACIRPGTAKNTYGTGAFLLMNTGAAPAESKHGLLSTVGWTIGRDTTMALEGSVFTAGAAVQWLRDGLGIIGAASDVEALAASAPNSGGVTFVPAFTGLGAPYWDPYARGAITGITRATTAAHLAFAALEAVCVQTCEVVEAAQKDTGLKLPELRADGGMARNNLLMQMQADLLGVPVTCPENCETTAAGAAGLAGIAAGVWPDIDAFARGRRHQRRFEPVKPDRWREDVMSRWRESVARCRHHPSKPEG
- a CDS encoding response regulator; translated protein: MHVDGHGEPPQHRKDSGRSGQASGELFRALLLEDSDDDAALVGYNLKRAGLNPALRRVNGERDFRAALEESWDVIISDYELPQYDGLQALELVQQLPEPPPFILYSGAVNTAIGKHFVARGAFAWVSKDKAAELPAVILSAVRRPRAVEEDGRTSGAWSLRIENGRG
- a CDS encoding PLP-dependent transferase, which translates into the protein MTNHPDSPSDLSPETVCAHWGEDPAEYFGAAVPPIYQTSLFTGPSTSERFTGAHGKNAYSYSRVSNPTTGIVEAKLAALEGGEAARCFGSGMAAISGAILSCVRAGDHVIAVDTAYGPTRGFLTDFAARFGVDTTFVEGSDPAEIRRAIRTETRLIYLESPSSGVMKQQDLGAVAAVAKEHGIATICDNSWASPVFQNPLAFGIDLVVHSATKYLGGHSDIVAGAAIGNGDCINRLRQNEAPSLGGMLDPFAAWLLLRGLRTLPIRMERHHQSARSIGLWLQQHPFVAHVYYPGLPGDPQPRLTERQLRGTSGLLSFRLHRSDRDTTCGVIDRLRWFGIGCSWGGFESLAIPMLLPPDATGAAEGEYIIRLHIGLEGVEDLRADLDQALTGAHAGAPASHDREFARL
- a CDS encoding peroxidase, with product MKTGWTHAALTGKERAMLKYTEKLTARPGDMQQSDVEALRAAGYDDVAILQINLIASWFNYINRVADGLGIGHR
- the gap gene encoding type I glyceraldehyde-3-phosphate dehydrogenase, with the protein product MSVRVGINGFGRIGRLTLRTILARHAGAISVTAINDLTDSRTNAHLFKWDSTYGPFAGDVSASETGLTVNGRSISVFAERDPAAIPWATAEVDVVIEATGFFTDATKAAAHLGHGVKKVVISAPAKKEDLTIVLGVNQQDYNPAVHHVISNASCTTNGLAPIAKILNDSFGIEKGLLTTVHSYTNSQKLQDTAAKDDLRDARAGAENIVPSATGAARAVGLVLPELQGKFSGMAFRVPTATVSVVDFTALLSRAATIEEVNAAVRAAAAGPMRGIVEYTELPLVSSDMKGNSHSSIYSAIDTIAVGGDLVKVVSWYDNEWGYACRVGDLVKFLGDQGL